One part of the Anaeromyxobacter sp. Fw109-5 genome encodes these proteins:
- a CDS encoding methyl-accepting chemotaxis protein, protein MARSASLSNRFVISLVAVLSLTVALTAYVTRTARERQLLDAASGEMLANVAAFEAAVEADAEGLSRALTVLSQAERLLAPFAAGDRDATLAAATPLFQELKAKNAITHMYFIEPEGRVFLRVHKPEQRDDVLKRATYLAAARTGRNAHGIELGKNFFSLRSVRPVSLGGAQVGYLEVAEEIDHLFAQTKRVTGEEVALFLRSDYLRAKGAEPASKEVVGEFQVLEATDRALAHELGAVVGLGDGLEAPVARLFRRGDAWYVAGIGPLRDAEGTVAGVLFFFRDATALHAAAVRDGWITIALFAAMMALAGGLLYASLRRSLVALREAAAVSARMASGDLTVEIDAPGADEAGQVLSAMRDTAGQLRGAVGEVRDAAGGVAAGSDKLRGGAELISRTTSEQAAAAEEAAASVEEISATITATARDADEVEKAALASASAAEEGGRAVAEAVGAMRQIAEKIGIIEEIAYQTNLLALNAAIEAARAGEHGKGFAVVAAEVRSLAERSRGAAMEIGELSGSTVAVAERAGAVLGALVPDIRRTAQQVREVAASTRALATGAAQISGAVQGLSAGVQHTAGAAQEIEATARDLDDRAAALQAAIGFFRLEEQAAARALLAPGRRAA, encoded by the coding sequence GTGGCGCGTTCCGCATCCCTCAGCAACCGGTTCGTCATCTCGCTCGTCGCCGTCCTCTCGCTCACCGTGGCGCTCACCGCGTACGTGACGCGCACGGCGCGGGAGCGGCAGCTGCTCGACGCCGCGTCCGGCGAGATGCTCGCCAACGTGGCCGCGTTCGAGGCGGCGGTCGAGGCCGACGCGGAGGGGCTCTCTCGCGCGCTGACCGTGCTGTCCCAGGCCGAGCGGCTGCTCGCGCCGTTCGCGGCGGGAGACCGCGACGCGACGCTCGCGGCGGCGACGCCGCTCTTCCAGGAGCTGAAGGCGAAGAACGCGATCACGCACATGTACTTCATCGAGCCCGAGGGCCGCGTCTTCCTGCGCGTCCACAAGCCCGAGCAGCGGGACGACGTGCTGAAGCGCGCGACGTACCTGGCCGCGGCGAGGACGGGCCGCAACGCCCACGGGATCGAGCTCGGCAAGAACTTCTTCTCGCTGCGGAGCGTCCGGCCGGTGTCGCTCGGCGGGGCGCAGGTCGGCTACCTCGAGGTCGCCGAGGAGATCGATCACCTCTTCGCGCAGACGAAGCGCGTCACCGGCGAGGAGGTCGCGCTGTTCCTGCGCTCCGACTACCTGCGCGCGAAGGGGGCCGAGCCCGCGTCGAAGGAGGTGGTCGGCGAGTTCCAGGTGCTCGAGGCGACCGATCGCGCCCTGGCGCACGAGCTCGGCGCGGTCGTCGGGCTCGGCGACGGGCTCGAGGCGCCGGTGGCCCGGCTCTTCCGGCGCGGCGACGCCTGGTACGTGGCGGGGATCGGGCCGCTGCGAGACGCGGAGGGGACGGTCGCCGGCGTCCTGTTCTTCTTCCGCGACGCGACCGCGCTGCACGCCGCCGCGGTGCGCGACGGGTGGATCACCATCGCCCTCTTCGCGGCGATGATGGCGCTCGCGGGCGGGCTCCTCTACGCCTCCCTCCGCCGCAGCCTGGTCGCGCTGCGCGAGGCCGCCGCCGTCTCCGCGCGGATGGCCTCCGGGGACCTCACCGTCGAGATCGACGCGCCGGGGGCCGACGAGGCGGGCCAGGTGCTCTCCGCCATGCGCGACACGGCCGGCCAGCTGCGCGGCGCGGTGGGGGAGGTCCGCGACGCGGCGGGGGGGGTGGCGGCGGGGAGCGACAAGCTGCGCGGCGGCGCCGAGCTCATCTCGCGTACCACCTCCGAGCAGGCCGCCGCCGCCGAGGAGGCCGCGGCGTCCGTCGAGGAGATCTCCGCGACCATCACCGCGACCGCGCGGGACGCCGACGAGGTGGAGAAGGCGGCGCTCGCGTCGGCCTCCGCCGCGGAGGAGGGCGGCCGGGCCGTCGCGGAGGCGGTCGGGGCGATGCGCCAGATCGCCGAGAAGATCGGGATCATCGAGGAGATCGCGTACCAGACGAACCTGCTCGCGCTGAACGCCGCCATCGAGGCGGCGCGCGCCGGCGAGCACGGCAAGGGCTTCGCGGTCGTCGCCGCCGAGGTGAGATCGCTCGCCGAGCGCAGCCGCGGCGCGGCGATGGAGATAGGCGAGCTCTCCGGCTCGACGGTGGCCGTCGCGGAGCGGGCGGGGGCGGTGCTCGGCGCGCTCGTGCCGGACATCCGGCGCACGGCGCAGCAGGTCCGGGAGGTGGCGGCCTCGACGCGCGCGCTCGCCACCGGGGCCGCGCAGATCAGCGGGGCCGTGCAGGGGCTCAGCGCAGGCGTCCAGCACACGGCCGGCGCGGCGCAGGAGATCGAGGCCACCGCGCGCGATCTCGACGATCGCGCCGCGGCGCTCCAGGCCGCCATCGGCTTCTTCCGGCTGGAGGAGCAGGCGGCCGCGCGGGCGTTGCTCGCCCCCGGCCGCCGCGCCGCCTGA
- a CDS encoding sigma-70 family RNA polymerase sigma factor encodes MDAHDTELLERARAGDRRALEALLARHQRSVYRFGLKMCRDEEDAKDILQETLLAVARNVKDFRGASSVSTWLYTIARSFCIKKRRRSKFAPEQEESLDAREPGEAALQIVDPGRPPDDALAGRQIEVALEQAIGSLDPMYREVLVLRDVEGLTAPEVAEVMGLSVEAVKSRLHRARVAVRAAVAPLLGIPGAEAPAPAPATPAAEPCPDIVELFSKHLEGEISATLCADMERHLARCPACDARCQSLQRTLALCKAAPLPEVPAHVQSSIREALKEFVALRS; translated from the coding sequence ATGGACGCCCACGACACCGAGCTCCTCGAACGCGCCCGCGCGGGCGACCGGCGGGCGCTGGAGGCGCTCCTGGCACGGCATCAACGGAGCGTGTACCGCTTCGGCCTGAAGATGTGCCGTGACGAGGAGGACGCAAAGGATATTTTGCAGGAGACCCTGCTGGCGGTCGCACGGAACGTGAAAGACTTCCGCGGCGCCTCCTCCGTGTCGACGTGGCTCTACACGATCGCGCGGAGCTTCTGCATCAAGAAGCGGCGGCGCTCCAAGTTCGCCCCGGAGCAGGAGGAGTCGCTCGACGCGCGCGAGCCGGGAGAGGCGGCGCTGCAGATCGTCGACCCCGGTCGACCGCCCGACGACGCGCTCGCCGGTCGCCAGATCGAGGTCGCGCTCGAGCAGGCCATCGGCTCCCTCGATCCCATGTACCGCGAGGTGCTCGTCCTGCGGGACGTCGAGGGGCTCACCGCGCCCGAGGTGGCGGAGGTGATGGGACTGTCCGTCGAGGCGGTGAAGAGCCGCCTGCATCGCGCGCGGGTGGCGGTGCGCGCGGCCGTGGCGCCCCTCCTCGGGATCCCGGGTGCGGAGGCCCCCGCGCCCGCCCCCGCGACGCCGGCGGCGGAGCCCTGCCCGGACATCGTCGAGCTGTTCTCGAAGCACCTCGAGGGCGAGATCAGCGCCACGCTGTGCGCCGACATGGAGCGTCACCTCGCCCGCTGCCCGGCGTGCGACGCGCGCTGCCAGTCGCTCCAGAGGACGCTCGCGCTCTGCAAGGCCGCCCCGCTCCCGGAGGTCCCGGCGCACGTCCAGTCGTCCATCCGGGAGGCGCTGAAGGAGTTCGTCGCGCTCCGCAGCTAG
- the aat gene encoding leucyl/phenylalanyl-tRNA--protein transferase: MAIYRLPREVSFPDPDLAEPDGLLAVGGDLSPERLLTAYAAGIFPWYGEDTPILWWSPDPRLVLEPERLHVSASLARTIRRGRYRVTADRAFEDVVRRCAGRARPGQDGTWIVPEMIDAYVRLHRLGFAHSFEAWEGEALAGGLYGVSLGGAFFGESMFADRPDASKVAFVRSVEWLARWDVRLIDCQVRTEHLARFGAREIPRAEFLARLGRALDRPTLRGRWDLDAGDRPAGA; encoded by the coding sequence GTGGCGATCTACCGGCTCCCGCGCGAGGTGTCGTTCCCGGATCCCGACCTGGCGGAGCCCGATGGGCTGCTCGCGGTCGGCGGGGACCTCTCGCCGGAGCGGCTCCTCACCGCGTACGCGGCGGGCATCTTCCCCTGGTACGGCGAGGACACGCCCATCCTCTGGTGGTCGCCCGACCCTCGCCTCGTCCTCGAGCCGGAGCGGCTGCACGTGTCCGCTTCCCTCGCCCGCACCATCCGGCGGGGCCGGTACCGCGTCACGGCGGACCGCGCGTTCGAGGACGTCGTCCGGCGCTGCGCGGGCCGCGCGCGACCGGGCCAGGACGGCACCTGGATCGTGCCGGAGATGATCGACGCCTACGTGCGGCTGCACCGGCTCGGCTTCGCCCACTCCTTCGAGGCGTGGGAGGGCGAGGCGCTCGCCGGCGGCCTCTACGGGGTCTCGCTCGGGGGGGCGTTCTTCGGCGAGTCGATGTTCGCCGATCGCCCCGACGCCTCGAAGGTCGCCTTCGTCCGCTCCGTCGAGTGGCTCGCGCGCTGGGACGTCCGGCTCATCGACTGCCAGGTCCGCACCGAGCACCTCGCGCGCTTCGGCGCGCGCGAGATCCCGCGCGCCGAGTTCCTCGCGCGGCTGGGGCGCGCCCTCGACCGGCCGACGCTGCGCGGCCGCTGGGATCTCGACGCCGGCGATCGTCCGGCCGGCGCCTGA
- a CDS encoding cytochrome c3 family protein, whose translation MSALFSPRSNGIFRLVIAIVVAGAAGTVGALMIFARIPAGTGQAKQVGQPVQFDHRHHVQDDLIDCRYCHTTVERAASAGIPPTELCLNCHSQVWNKSPLLDLVRASWFANKPIEWVRVHRVPDFVYFNHAIHVNKGVGCVECHGRVDLMPAIEQVAPLTMGWCLDCHRDPYPRLRPLEEITNMTWEPEGDRVALGKQLAKKYDVKPRTSCYTCHR comes from the coding sequence ATGAGCGCACTCTTCTCTCCCAGATCCAACGGCATCTTCCGTCTCGTCATCGCGATCGTCGTGGCCGGCGCCGCCGGGACGGTGGGGGCGCTGATGATCTTCGCCCGCATCCCGGCCGGCACGGGCCAGGCGAAGCAGGTCGGCCAACCGGTGCAGTTCGACCACCGCCACCACGTGCAGGACGACCTCATCGACTGCCGCTACTGCCACACCACGGTCGAGCGGGCGGCGAGCGCCGGGATCCCGCCCACCGAGCTCTGCCTGAACTGCCACTCGCAGGTCTGGAACAAGAGCCCGCTCCTCGACCTGGTCCGGGCGAGCTGGTTCGCGAACAAGCCCATCGAGTGGGTGCGCGTCCACCGCGTGCCGGACTTCGTCTACTTCAACCACGCCATCCACGTGAACAAGGGCGTCGGCTGCGTCGAGTGCCACGGGCGGGTCGATCTGATGCCGGCGATCGAGCAGGTCGCCCCGCTCACGATGGGCTGGTGCCTCGACTGTCACCGCGACCCTTACCCGCGTCTCCGCCCGCTCGAGGAGATCACGAACATGACCTGGGAACCCGAGGGCGACCGCGTCGCGCTCGGTAAGCAGCTGGCGAAGAAGTACGACGTGAAACCCCGGACGAGCTGCTACACATGCCATCGCTAG
- the clpA gene encoding ATP-dependent Clp protease ATP-binding subunit ClpA: protein MVTVSKELQQTLQAAVAEARRRRHEYVTLEHLLHAMTHDKIASEVLLACGADLKLLERELEEYLDRTLESLGTAQDPEQTAAFQRVLQRAAWHVQGSGRTELNAGDVLVAITRERGSHAVYLLEKQGVRRLDILQYISHGIGKEGGGEDEPQEDGGDEGGGPRTVKDPFKTFTVNLNERAAQGLIDPLIGRDLEIERTIQVLCRRRKNNPVFVGEPGVGKTAIVEGLALRIHEKKVPAVLEKAAIYSLDMGALLAGTKFRGEFEQRLKGVIAGVKKTPNAILFIDEIHTIVGAGATTGSSMDASNLLKPALASGELRCIGSTTFHDYKQTFERDHALARRFQKIEVHEPSVDDTIRILRGLKKVYEEHHGVVFTPRSLRAAAELSAKHINDRQLPDKAIDVLDEAGARDRMRAEGRRRHRVTARDVERVVAKIAKIPERTVSADDEVQLRNLEPELKKVIFGQNAAVEAIVSAIKLSRSGLGSPERPIGNFLFSGPTGVGKTELAKQLARILGVEFLRFDMTEYQEKHTVSRLIGAPPGYVGFDQGGLLTDAIRKTPYAVLLLDEIEKAHPDIFNLLLQVMDHATLTDNNGRKADFRHVILVLTTNAGAQELSARRVGFGSDVSDPGNARNAIERTFSPEFRNRLDAWVAFDSLPPEVIARVVDKMVKELEAQLAERKVRIELTPAGRAWLAEHGFDRKMGARPMARLIQNEVKKPLAEKILFGELHDGGTVRVEVEPDGAKLKLVVAAAVPPAPKIPEPEPA, encoded by the coding sequence ATGGTGACGGTGTCGAAGGAGCTACAGCAGACGCTGCAGGCGGCGGTCGCGGAGGCGCGGCGGCGGCGGCACGAGTACGTCACGCTCGAGCACCTCCTCCACGCGATGACGCACGACAAGATCGCGTCCGAGGTGCTGCTCGCGTGCGGCGCGGATCTGAAGCTGCTCGAGCGCGAGCTCGAGGAGTACCTCGACCGCACCCTCGAGTCGCTCGGGACGGCGCAGGACCCGGAGCAGACGGCCGCCTTCCAGCGCGTGCTGCAGCGGGCGGCCTGGCACGTCCAGGGCTCCGGGCGCACCGAGCTGAACGCCGGGGACGTCCTCGTGGCGATCACGCGCGAGCGCGGCTCGCACGCCGTCTACCTGCTCGAGAAGCAGGGCGTGAGGCGGCTCGACATCCTCCAGTACATCTCGCACGGGATCGGCAAGGAGGGCGGCGGCGAGGACGAGCCGCAGGAGGACGGCGGCGACGAGGGCGGCGGCCCCCGCACGGTGAAGGATCCGTTCAAGACCTTCACCGTCAACCTGAACGAGCGCGCCGCCCAGGGGCTCATCGATCCGCTCATCGGCCGCGACCTCGAGATCGAGCGGACCATCCAGGTGCTGTGCCGCCGGCGCAAGAACAACCCCGTCTTCGTGGGCGAGCCCGGCGTGGGCAAGACCGCCATCGTGGAAGGGCTCGCGCTGCGCATCCACGAGAAGAAGGTCCCCGCGGTCCTCGAGAAGGCGGCCATCTACTCGCTCGACATGGGCGCGCTGCTCGCCGGGACCAAGTTCCGCGGCGAGTTCGAGCAGCGGCTCAAGGGCGTCATCGCCGGCGTCAAGAAGACGCCGAACGCGATCCTCTTCATCGACGAGATCCACACCATCGTCGGCGCCGGGGCGACCACCGGCTCCTCGATGGACGCCTCGAACCTCCTCAAGCCCGCGCTCGCGTCCGGCGAGCTGCGCTGCATCGGCTCGACCACCTTCCACGACTACAAGCAGACGTTCGAGCGCGATCACGCGCTGGCGCGCCGCTTCCAGAAGATCGAGGTCCACGAGCCGAGCGTCGACGACACCATCCGCATCCTGCGCGGGCTGAAGAAGGTCTACGAGGAGCACCACGGCGTGGTGTTCACGCCCCGCTCGCTGCGCGCCGCCGCGGAGCTGTCGGCGAAGCACATCAACGACCGGCAGCTGCCGGACAAGGCCATCGACGTCCTCGACGAGGCCGGCGCGCGGGACCGCATGCGCGCGGAGGGGCGCCGGCGCCACCGCGTCACCGCGCGCGACGTCGAGCGGGTCGTCGCCAAGATCGCGAAGATCCCGGAGCGCACCGTCTCCGCGGACGACGAGGTGCAGCTCAGGAACCTCGAGCCCGAGCTCAAGAAGGTCATCTTCGGCCAGAACGCCGCGGTGGAGGCCATCGTCTCGGCGATCAAGCTCTCCCGCTCCGGGCTGGGCTCGCCCGAGCGGCCCATCGGCAACTTCCTGTTCTCCGGCCCCACCGGCGTCGGGAAGACCGAGCTCGCGAAGCAGCTCGCGCGGATCCTCGGCGTCGAGTTCCTCCGCTTCGACATGACGGAGTACCAGGAGAAGCACACCGTCTCGCGGCTCATCGGCGCGCCCCCCGGGTACGTCGGGTTCGATCAGGGCGGGCTCCTCACCGACGCCATCCGCAAGACGCCCTACGCCGTGCTCCTCCTCGACGAGATCGAGAAGGCCCACCCGGACATCTTCAACCTGCTGCTGCAGGTCATGGATCACGCGACGCTCACCGACAACAACGGCCGCAAGGCGGACTTCCGCCACGTGATCCTCGTCCTGACGACGAACGCGGGCGCGCAGGAGCTCTCCGCGCGCCGCGTCGGCTTCGGCTCGGACGTGTCGGACCCAGGCAACGCGCGGAACGCGATCGAGCGCACCTTCAGCCCGGAATTCCGCAACCGGCTCGACGCGTGGGTCGCGTTCGACTCGCTGCCGCCCGAGGTGATCGCGCGGGTCGTGGACAAGATGGTGAAGGAGCTCGAGGCTCAGCTGGCCGAGCGCAAGGTGCGCATCGAGCTCACGCCCGCCGGGCGCGCGTGGCTCGCCGAGCACGGGTTCGACCGGAAGATGGGCGCCCGGCCGATGGCGCGGCTCATCCAGAACGAGGTGAAGAAGCCGCTCGCCGAGAAGATCCTGTTCGGCGAGCTGCACGACGGCGGCACGGTCCGGGTCGAGGTGGAGCCGGACGGGGCGAAGCTCAAGCTGGTCGTCGCGGCCGCGGTTCCGCCGGCCCCGAAGATCCCGGAGCCCGAGCCGGCCTGA
- a CDS encoding ATP-dependent Clp protease adaptor ClpS, which translates to MAERSRPGGDTDVVVPRTKAEKETKRPSLFRVLLHNDDYTTQEFVDWVLVTVFHHDPESAHRIMLHVHMHGVGLAGIYPFEIAETKAEKTMALAREAEYPLLVTVEPE; encoded by the coding sequence ATGGCAGAGCGGTCCCGCCCCGGGGGCGACACGGACGTCGTCGTCCCCCGGACGAAGGCGGAGAAGGAGACGAAGCGGCCGTCGCTGTTCCGCGTGCTGCTGCACAACGACGACTACACCACCCAGGAGTTCGTGGACTGGGTGCTCGTGACGGTCTTCCACCACGATCCCGAGAGCGCGCACCGGATCATGCTGCACGTTCACATGCACGGGGTCGGCCTGGCCGGTATCTATCCCTTCGAGATCGCCGAGACGAAGGCGGAGAAGACGATGGCGCTCGCGCGCGAGGCGGAGTACCCGCTCCTCGTGACGGTCGAGCCGGAGTAG
- a CDS encoding ATP-dependent helicase C-terminal domain-containing protein, whose amino-acid sequence MQRLPIDEILPDALAALGAAPSLVIEAPPGAGKTTRVPPAILAGGLAGAGEVVVLEPRRLAARLAARRVAEELGERVGETVGYQVRFEEVAGPRTRLRFVTEGLLTRRLLAEPLLPGVGAVVLDELHERHLQGDLALALLRRLQRTTRPDLKLVAMSATLDAAPVARFLGAASLRSEGRRFEVAVEYLSPEEAARPDARLEELVSRAVRRLHREGLDGDVLVFLPGAAEIRRAREALSEWAAATAVDLLPLHGDLPPEEQDRAVRAGARRKVILSTNVAETSVTIEGVVAVVDSGLARVASHSPWSGLPTLEVRKVSRASAAQRAGRAGRTRPGRALRLYTRHDHDTRPEFEVPEILREDLAETLLAASALEAGGRIDWLEPPPPAALEVARALLLRLGALDRGGAITGLGRRMLRLPVHPRLARLALEAAARGAPDGGALLAALLGERELRDRRALDGGALPPTGPSDLLELAHAFEEAARARFEPERLRRMGLNPGAVQAVERSRRQLQRLVRTATTSTATPTAHLSPAHPERSSAAEAAERSRGTTSIPTSTATLLPGTTPAEHALLLATLAAYPDRVARRRAPGSDEVVLVGGGSARLDAASVVREAALLVAVDAEERRGDRRVPGARAAEARVRIASGVTEEMLLDLFPDALRYEEAVQWNAAAERVEATERLVYEDLVLEESRAPRADPEKVAALLASEALARGPRAFAPEGALDRVVARIAFAAAHAPDSGLVAPTDEELAAALRELCAGRRSFAELREADLPSALLARLDPRARAALERLAPERVTLPGGRTTRVHYETGKPPWIESRLQDFFGLAQGPALAGGKVPLVLHLLAPNQRAVQVTTDLAGFWERHYPALRRELGRRYPRHAWPEDPRSATPPPARR is encoded by the coding sequence GTGCAGCGCCTGCCGATCGACGAAATCCTGCCCGACGCCCTGGCCGCGCTCGGGGCGGCGCCTTCCCTCGTCATCGAGGCCCCGCCCGGCGCGGGCAAGACGACGCGGGTGCCCCCCGCGATCCTGGCCGGCGGGTTGGCGGGCGCGGGCGAGGTGGTGGTGCTCGAGCCCAGGCGGCTGGCGGCGCGGCTGGCCGCGCGGCGGGTGGCAGAGGAGCTGGGCGAGCGCGTCGGCGAGACGGTCGGCTATCAGGTCCGCTTCGAGGAGGTGGCCGGACCGCGCACGCGGCTGCGCTTCGTGACGGAGGGCCTCCTCACCCGCCGGCTCCTCGCCGAGCCCCTGCTCCCGGGCGTGGGCGCGGTGGTGCTCGACGAGCTCCACGAGCGGCACCTCCAGGGGGACCTCGCGCTCGCGCTGCTCCGGCGCCTGCAGCGGACCACCCGCCCCGACCTGAAGCTCGTCGCGATGTCCGCGACGCTCGACGCGGCGCCGGTGGCGCGGTTCCTCGGCGCGGCCTCGCTCCGCTCCGAGGGCCGGCGCTTCGAGGTGGCCGTCGAGTACCTGTCGCCCGAGGAGGCCGCGCGGCCGGACGCGCGCCTCGAGGAGCTGGTCTCGCGCGCCGTGCGGCGGCTGCACCGTGAAGGGCTCGACGGCGACGTGCTCGTGTTCCTTCCCGGCGCCGCGGAGATCCGGCGAGCGCGGGAGGCGCTCTCCGAGTGGGCCGCCGCGACGGCGGTCGACCTGCTCCCGCTGCACGGCGACCTGCCCCCCGAGGAGCAGGACCGCGCGGTGCGCGCGGGGGCGCGTCGCAAGGTGATCCTGTCGACCAACGTCGCGGAGACCTCCGTGACGATCGAGGGCGTCGTGGCGGTGGTGGACTCCGGGCTCGCGCGCGTCGCGTCGCACTCGCCGTGGTCCGGCCTCCCGACGCTCGAGGTGCGGAAGGTGAGCCGCGCCTCCGCCGCCCAGCGCGCCGGCCGCGCCGGGCGCACCCGCCCCGGCCGCGCGCTGCGCCTCTACACGCGCCACGATCACGACACCCGCCCCGAGTTCGAGGTGCCGGAGATCCTCCGCGAGGATCTCGCGGAGACGCTCCTCGCCGCCTCGGCCCTGGAGGCCGGCGGCCGGATCGACTGGCTCGAGCCGCCGCCGCCCGCCGCCCTCGAGGTGGCGCGCGCGCTGCTGCTCCGGCTCGGCGCCCTCGATCGCGGCGGCGCGATCACCGGGCTCGGCCGCCGCATGCTCCGCCTGCCCGTCCACCCGCGCCTCGCGCGCCTCGCCCTCGAGGCGGCCGCGCGCGGCGCGCCGGACGGCGGTGCGCTCCTCGCCGCCCTCCTCGGCGAGCGCGAGCTCCGCGATCGGCGCGCCCTCGACGGCGGCGCGCTGCCGCCGACCGGCCCCTCCGACCTGCTCGAGCTCGCGCACGCGTTCGAGGAGGCGGCGCGCGCGCGGTTCGAGCCCGAGCGGCTCCGGCGGATGGGGCTCAACCCCGGCGCGGTCCAGGCGGTCGAGCGCAGCCGGAGGCAGCTCCAGCGGCTGGTGAGGACCGCGACGACCTCGACCGCGACCCCGACCGCGCATCTCTCGCCCGCTCATCCCGAGCGTAGCTCCGCCGCGGAGGCGGCGGAGCGGAGTCGAGGGACGACCTCGATCCCGACCTCGACCGCGACCCTCCTCCCCGGCACCACGCCCGCGGAGCACGCGCTCCTGCTCGCCACGCTCGCCGCCTACCCGGACCGCGTCGCGCGGCGGCGCGCGCCGGGGTCGGACGAGGTGGTCCTCGTGGGCGGCGGCAGCGCGCGGCTGGACGCCGCGAGCGTGGTGCGGGAGGCGGCGCTCCTCGTCGCCGTGGACGCGGAGGAGCGGCGCGGCGACCGGCGCGTTCCCGGCGCGCGCGCGGCCGAGGCCCGCGTCCGCATCGCCAGCGGCGTGACGGAGGAGATGCTCCTCGATCTGTTCCCCGACGCGCTCCGCTACGAGGAGGCGGTGCAGTGGAACGCTGCTGCCGAGCGCGTGGAGGCGACCGAGCGGCTCGTGTACGAGGATCTCGTGCTGGAGGAGTCGCGCGCGCCGCGCGCCGACCCGGAGAAGGTCGCGGCCCTGCTCGCCTCCGAGGCGCTCGCGCGTGGCCCCCGCGCGTTCGCGCCGGAGGGCGCGCTCGACCGGGTCGTCGCGCGGATCGCCTTCGCGGCCGCCCACGCGCCGGACTCCGGGCTCGTCGCGCCCACCGACGAGGAGCTCGCGGCGGCGCTGCGCGAGCTGTGCGCCGGCCGGAGGAGCTTCGCCGAGCTGCGGGAGGCGGACCTGCCGAGCGCGCTCCTCGCGCGGCTCGACCCCAGGGCGCGCGCGGCGCTCGAGCGGCTCGCGCCCGAGCGCGTCACCCTGCCCGGCGGCCGCACCACGCGCGTCCACTACGAGACCGGCAAGCCGCCGTGGATCGAGAGCCGGCTGCAGGACTTCTTCGGCCTGGCCCAGGGGCCGGCGCTCGCCGGCGGCAAGGTGCCGCTCGTGCTGCACCTGCTCGCGCCGAACCAGCGCGCCGTGCAGGTGACGACCGACCTCGCGGGCTTCTGGGAGCGCCACTACCCGGCCCTGCGCCGCGAGCTCGGCCGCCGGTACCCGCGCCACGCCTGGCCGGAGGACCCCCGCAGCGCCACGCCGCCGCCGGCGCGCCGGTAG